Proteins from a genomic interval of Leishmania infantum JPCM5 genome chromosome 11:
- a CDS encoding putative transcription modulator/accessory protein yields MVASANIGGTPKRIRKASAALRAPTATGKRKYTRRATAAAPKAVADTVDSATVGASASTSSASGTETKHRPSTHQGGDSASGTDAHGTRDEEEEVYSGQYELSPEETYRQTSERLLLPLNAVRFVLTQAKEGATIPFLARYRQGETGRMDETQLRLVMDTAKEVAEVHRRRQFMLRSLESRGLLTPALQTALESMVHVSQLEDAWEPYKERRTSLASRGRAAGLGPYADALLHFNPEDPDCKARLDELSAFVRRTDEGERLLTAIVAEDVQRSEELRRRLGEYCRHTARLSSTLMAKPRKKAAKELHEESFEALRKHFAYYDNKSWSVQRVAAHVVLALQRGEAKGALKVDTISGPKSHGLFMHTVREQYPSLNRLLSSSSPSMPTADSAGAYSHVFRDFGYERKIVHAGLQAAYDHLVKQAHFAIRRDLKKSAEQEAIVVFAHNLQHMLLQRPLSRSRILAMDPGLANGVKCVALDENGAVETFFTCTLMDEQKMRRYVIQVVESRKLNKVVIGNGTASGRVTDLIADLIKQQKWTDVEFAVVSEAGASVYSVSDIAKEEFPNLDVMYRGAVSIGRRVLDPLSELVKIPVRSMGIGMYQHDVNEKELMRELSYVLESCVAKVGVNAASANRYVMEKVPGIKKRIVDQIVLARHAKKLHSREDLRRVPAMTESVYEQIAGFFRFPNSPEPLDNTSIHPESYPLVRRLVTLYTAGQLGDGEAMAEKPGDAADGAATALGNARIRQQVAQQLERMSPAQLSSLASEKLSCSVETLELLRQELLHPGLDPRASLPHAGLMRRDVYDVKNLRSGELLSGVVQSVTMFGAFVDCGLHDAVLLRGEGVDALQVGMYLDQCIRFDCLDHLQRPRVLLVRAAAPAASGDSADGGKGCALSAAPRRLRLEAEDVLGRNGRGFVSQASPDVQIYGSVASSAEGDVTAAAPTLTARVMRERKRRAAEALGSANGTAATGAMRAEESSQANRTSRQHLFHSPAGKRAREKPETDALFRRAPRRVEDVVVASAAARPNSTLSLQSPKCPTINGASTEPPASASQTSKPTARRVDTGDASDQLGAGGDGGDTVFLF; encoded by the coding sequence ATGGTAGCCAGCGCCAACATTGGGGGGACGCCGAAGCGGATCAGGAaggcgtcagcggcgctcAGGGCGCCAACCGCAACGGGGAAGAGGAAATACACTCGAagggccactgctgctgcacctaAGGCAGTGGCTGACACCGTTGACAGCGCCACCGTGGGCGCATCTGCATcgacctcctccgcctccgggACTGAGACGAAGCATCGCCCATCGACGCACCAGGGTGGCGACAGTGCCTCGGGCACGGATGCTCATGGCACccgagacgaggaggaggaggtgtacAGTGGGCAGTATGAGTTGTCGCCCGAGGAGACGTACCGGCAAACAAGTGAGCGCCTGCTACTCCCCCTGAACGCCGTCCGATTTGTGCTGACACAGGCGAAGGAGGGCGCCACGATCCCCTTCCTTGCGCGGTACCGGCAGGGCGAGACCGGCCGAATGGACGAGACGCAGTTGCGCCTTGTCATGGATACCGCCAAGGAGGTGGCTgaggtgcaccgccgccgccagttCATGCTGCGAAGTCTGGAAAGTCGAGGCTtgctgacgccggcgctccAGACGGCTCTCGAGTCCATGGTGCACGTCAGCCAGCTCGAGGATGCTTGGGAGCCGTACAAGGAGCGTCGAACAAGCCTTGCCTCGCGCGGACGCGCTGCCGGGCTAGGGCCGTACGCCGacgccctcctccacttcAATCCCGAAGACCCCGATTGCAAGGCGCGCCTCGACGAGCTGAGCGCGTTTGTGCGTCGCACTGACGAGGGGGAGCGGTTGCTGACCGCCATTGTCGCCGAAGACGTGCAGCGAAGCGaagagctgcggcgccgactTGGCGAGTACTGCCGTCACACGGCGCGCCTGTCGTCCACGCTGATGGCGAAGCCACGCAAGAAGGCCGCGAAGGAGCTGCATGAGGAGAGCTTCGAAGCGCTGCGCAAGCACTTCGCCTACTACGACAACAAGTCATGGTCAGTCCAgcgcgtcgcggcgcacgttgtgctggcgctgcagcgcggcgaggcCAAGGGCGCGCTAAAGGTGGACACGATATCAGGCCCGAAGAGCCACGGGTTGTTCATGCACACCGTTCGCGAGCAGTACCCCTCCCTGAATCGGCTGCtatcgtcgtcatcgccttCCATGCCCACCGCGGACAGCGCTGGTGCCTACTCCCACGTCTTTCGTGATTTCGGCTATGAACGGAAGATTGTGCATGCTGGCTTGCAGGCAGCGTACGACCACCTCGTTAAACAGGCGCACTTTGCGATTCGGCGAGACTTGAAGAAGAGCGCGGAGCAGGAGGCCATCGTCGTGTTTGCGCACAACCTGCAGCACATGCTTCTCCAGCGAcctctctcccgctcgcGCATCTTGGCGATGGATCCTGGCTTGGCGAACGGCGTGAAgtgcgtggcgctggacGAGAACGGCGCAGTTGAAACTTTCTTCACCTGCACACTCATGGACGAGCAGAAGATGCGGCGCTACGTCATTCAGGTGGTCGAGTCGAGGAAGTTGAACAAGGTCGTGATTGGCAACGGCACGGCATCTGGCCGCGTGACGGACTTGATTGCGGACCTCATCAAGCAGCAGAAGTGGACAGATGTGGAGTTCGCCGTCGTGAGCGAGGCGGGCGCGAGTGTGTACTCAGTGTCTGATATTGCGAAGGAGGAGTTTCCCAACCTCGACGTCATGTACCGTGGCGCGGTGAGCATCGGCCGTCGCGTGCTGGACCCGTTGAGCGAGCTGGTAAAGATACCAGTGCGCAGCATGGGCATTGGAATGTACCAGCATGACGTGAACGAGAAGGAGCTGATGCGGGAGTTGAGCTACGTGCTGGAGTCCTGCGTTGCCAAGGTCGGAGTCAACGCGGCCAGCGCAAACCGCTACGTCATGGAGAAGGTGCCTGGCATTAAGAAGAGAATTGTGGACCAGATTGTGCTGGCGCGCCATGCGAAGAAGCTGCATAGCCGCGAAGACTTGCGGCGGGTGCCGGCCATGACGGAGAGCGTCTACGAGCAAATCGCAGGCTTCTTCCGCTTCCCTAACTCGCCAGAGCCACTCGACAACACGAGTATCCACCCCGAGTCTTACCCGCTGGTGCGGCGTCTCGTGACGCTGTACACGGCGGGCCAGCTGGGGGACGGCGAAGCGATGGCCGAGAAGCCGGGGGACGCGGCAGAtggtgcggcgacggcactcGGTAACGCACGCATCCGCCAGCAGGTcgcccagcagctggagcgcatGTCTCCCGCTCAACTTTCGAGCTTGGCCTCTGAGAAGCTGTCTTGCAGCGTAGAGACGCTGGAGCTGTTACGCCAAGAGCTGCTTCACCCGGGCTTGGACCCGCGCGCTTCGCTGCCGCATGCCGGACTAATGCGCCGCGACGTGTACGACGTGAAGAATCTCCGTTCCGGCGAACTGCTCTCCGGTGTCGTGCAGAGCGTCACAATGTTTGGTGCGTTCGTTGACTGCGGCCTGCACGACGCTGTGCTCTTGCGCGGTGAAGGCgtggatgcgctgcaggtgggCATGTACCTGGACCAGTGCATCCGCTTTGACTGCCTCGACCACTTGCAGCGTCCGCGGGTGCTCTTGgtacgcgctgctgctcctgccgcCTCTGGCGACAGCGCAGATGGCGGGAAAGGATGTGCGCTGTCGGCCGCGCCTCGACGGCTTCGGCTGGAGGCCGAGGACGTTCTCGGCAGAAACGGGCGAGGCTTCGTCAGCCAAGCTTCACCCGACGTGCAGATCTACGGCTCAGTGGCGAGCAGTGCGGAGGGGGATgtgacagcagcggcgccaacgCTGACCGCGCGGGTGATGCGGGAGCGCAaacgccgcgccgcggaggcgctcgGTAGCGCTAACGGCACCGCGGCGACCGGTGCGAtgagggcagaggagagcagcCAGGCGAACCGGACATCTCGGCAGCACCTATTCCACTCTCCGGCGGGGAAGCGAGCCCGGGAGAAGCCAGAGACGGATGCCCTCTttcgccgcgcgccgcggcgtgtgGAGGATGTCGTCGttgcttctgctgccgctcgtcCAAATTCGACCCTGTCCTTGCAGTCGCCGAAGTGTCCCACCATAAACGGCGCCTCCACGGAACCGCCTGCAAGCGCTTCGCAGACGTCGAAGCCGACTGCTCGGAGAGTAGACACGGGGGATGCCAGTGACCAGCttggtgccggcggtgacggcggcgacacggTCTTCTTATTTTGA
- the NT4 gene encoding nucleobase transporter — MSKLPQAAMLVTSLVVGVTMVMGPKAINSAPSFMLEYYKYLAGNKAAEALSPVFWRNILNFYTVVTIVAQAIHEPTNLTSFMCRFSLLFRLEVSCVLMTIELLVILIMPHTNAPEYGAIAALMIVAYLGGAARAYFENTGYALFGPCPPIMMTGMLVGSAVSGSLVSVLQIVLKVSMSDTYNAVLTQSLIYFCLAIGIIFLSGLLLMILPYNPYARRYVAEFRSSRGLWANIYCPRKAVKEMSDDGVCRKNGAAGLQDRAACRYLADSGSEKKAELLLETEHGDVTARGIRARHHPNLLYDDRFFTREGFEAEPTQEFAPEPGSHDGAAVNATETVACDCAYPQTTSGEVSSEVVTQTKADLDGDSNDCPAAADRMLTTAELLQEVKLWPVIKKIYPMMIACFLTFCATYLVYPGIIVAVDSADGWFTTLIIAAYNFADLVGRLLTLWRRLWPSRKVILIASITRIIFIPLLVLCAVHKIPSKAAAYVFTIIMGLSNGFVGALSMIYSPETPSLSTDGERAMAGQLTGACLLIGCAAGSLIQLAEVLPFT; from the coding sequence ATGTCGAAGCTACCGCAGGCGGCCATGCTTGTCACCAGCCTTGTGGTCGGCGTGACCATGGTGATGGGCCCCAAAGCCATCAACAGTGCCCCGAGCTTCATGCTGGAGTACTACAAGTACCTCGCTGGCAACAAGGCTGCAGAGGCGCTCTCGCCGGTGTTTTGGAGGAACATCCTCAACTTCTACACAGTGGTCACCATAGTGGCGCAGGCGATTCATGAGCCGACAAACTTGACTTCCTTCATGTGCCGTttctcgctgctcttccGTCTCGAGGTGAGCTGCGTGTTGATGACGATAGAACTGCTCGTCATCCTCATCATGCCGCACACGAACGCTCCCGAGTACGGCGCGATCGCGGCGCTGATGATCGTAGCATAcctgggcggcgctgctcgtgccTACTTTGAGAACACCGGGTATGCGCTTTTCGGCCCCTGCCCTCCGATTATGATGACTGGCATGCTGGTCGGTTCGGCGGTTTCCGGGTCTCTAGTGTCTGTGCTGCAGATCGTCTTGAAGGTAAGCATGTCCGACACCTACAACGCCGTGCTGACGCAGTCCCTCATCTATTTCTGCCTGGCGATAGGCATCATCTTCCTCTCCGGGCTGCTTCTCATGATCTTGCCGTACAATCCATACGCGCGGCGCTACGTTGCTGAGTTCCGCTCGAGCCGGGGTCTATGGGCGAACATCTACTGCCCGCGCAAGGCTGTGAAGGAGATGTCCGATGACGGCGTGTGTCGCAAaaacggcgccgccggcttGCAGGACCGCGCTGCCTGCCGCTACTTGGCCGACTCCGGCTCTGAGAAgaaggcagagctgctgctggagacgGAGCACGGCGATGTCACAGCGAGAGGTATCCGggcgcgccaccaccccaACCTTCTCTATGATGACCGCTTCTTCACCAGGGAGGGGTTCGAGGCGGAGCCGACGCAGGAGTTTGCTCCTGAGCCCGGGAgccacgacggcgctgcggtgaATGCCACTGAAACGGTCGCATGCGACTGTGCATATCCGCAGACGACCTCCGGCGAAGTCAGCAGCGAAGTTGTGACACAGACGAAGGCTGACCTTGATGGGGACAGCAATGACTGccctgctgccgcagacAGGATGCTGACGacagcggagctgctgcaggaggtgaAGCTGTGGCCAGTCATCAAGAAGATCTACCCGATGATGATTGCCTGTTTCCTGACCTTCTGTGCCACCTATCTCGTGTACCCGGGTATCATTGTTGCTGTGGACAGTGCTGACGGATGGTTCACGACACTCATCATTGCGGCGTACAACTTCGCTGACCTCGTCGGCCGTTTGCTGACCCTCTGGAGGCGGCTGTGGCCGTCGCGCAAGGTGATCCTGATTGCCTCGATTACACGCATCATCTTCATTCCTctgctggtgctgtgcgCGGTGCACAAGATCCCATCGAAGGCGGCCGCGTATGTGTTCACGATTATCATGGGTTTGTCGAATGGCTTTGTTGGAGCGCTTTCGATGATTTACAGCCCTGAGACGCCAAGCCTTTCCACCGATGGCGAGCGAGCCATGGCCGGTCAGCTGACAGGCGCGTGCCTGCTGATCGGCTGTGCGGCGGGCTCGCTCATtcagctggcggaggtgcttCCATTCACTTAA